One window of Mediterraneibacter butyricigenes genomic DNA carries:
- a CDS encoding DUF3783 domain-containing protein, which yields MFLKTWKRSVALLLAMVMMLTLPGFTAQAAVSEDQSQITIAEDAITTDTTSVKVQIANLPSAGILRIIQLDSGETYEEAKLNNYTSLCFAVLTNLQSGENTLNLTAKPTEGSKILAVMRDASGEETTDYVSNAVTVTKAADASKPTADEILAACSAKLLRTENFKVEDTSVDVEVKLADSLTDGCYMTLYAYSSNTSFDPDATYNKRLWSGRVMTGTVTCNFNQTLQMGYNVIACLNVPVGEDNYRPVNSQPIQVVDENGEGFKDYTYPDVKIDESSLEEGATTVHLTLTGDERLFQAAQEDKISITCAVAQYPEGESFDFEGENQISLVSNLKCAEAFSGKEVTLSEPVKAGYRVRAVVYWTQNEELFLPKGNDYEESFHRPDDSVGVVAKTVEETPTIAVDGVVTEDQDFTVKVAGTVPEGSMILVKSYPADTLEFAMTGGTWVASKFDVSAGTYTITPNTGVLSAGDKVVAFLQKGGDISAQSVPVSVQQSVPFVITTSDVLTTESTAVRFQIQAVSVAEDANINIVSLCKMKEDGTPDTANPIARKFGQTPGEISFDLTAGSLSAGDKICLVLTYDNGNKTFTSQAIPVVEEDSVNVEETSFTVESKTATVIVKGCEDFKGGYLFLATGKAGDDRDSRTKLATVSFTGEGTYPVTFNQTKLNVGETVLAYLYKYDADTDRIYTKEAAEVPIIGDAVKKDASVEIVTSNVRADRSDVWVQAEYDESLTGKLALYCHEGDAYTEVDRIYYEAVSSKDSSQKISFGAGKLEAGKNLTAELELSDGTEVVSNSVVISAIPEKVKPQAKILTEKVTAGITHIQASMTIDSDTKDASYVLYQFTGDAFDTDTATALTSGKIYKSTSNQTLYFGANKLKEGAKLLLVLTADSVEGRSDEVTIQPSPDWGTPYAAFDVSAVSANATEIPVTIQYAEEYLSLGDEFYCDVTIYQFSAAYTDQEFEEKELWENPNNVRRIGQVNSRLGMETNGKITVPVSTGVTMNPGDRLIIKLRLPHTEWEGEEVDYVSASVPILAAGEEAPAYKVVLYNLSEDSSRGNRVRTILEHLGIPTETLKNSELNETVGYLAGLDGYEKADQTWDGDSFDTEFMLLCNLPESLLDRFLDEMQANGLRIDHKAVVTEYNRDAEFHELIEEIQNEHEVFQWLIALNSLVNKANALDAADYQGQKDWDAFQQAIKEADGLLRREEPTAEELETSYETLKTLYLSVTGKEEITGTAVISVTKNENGTYRLEASVKDVRRAGNGTYTYKWRTGETTAIIDQVSADLLQGETVEIGGENYYGTLKAQLSVPDAPLVTVTSGKGSLLVQWEKPEETENQMLPESYVVRVYEGNTLVKELEVDGNTFRAEMNDLEEGKEYTVKVEAISPVGRSDRAVLTAKVEENKEDPTPSPEPTPTPEPNPVPTPDPTPGTAAKLGAEDQKQELKASAEKQKGKKKTSNPKTGDESPATLYLVMLALSGAVALGAGKKRRRG from the coding sequence ATGTTTCTGAAAACATGGAAAAGAAGTGTGGCATTGCTTCTGGCAATGGTGATGATGCTGACGTTACCGGGATTTACGGCACAGGCAGCAGTCTCTGAGGATCAGAGTCAAATTACAATTGCGGAAGATGCGATTACCACAGACACTACCAGTGTCAAAGTGCAGATTGCAAATCTGCCATCAGCGGGGATTCTGCGGATAATCCAGTTGGATTCCGGGGAGACTTATGAGGAGGCAAAGTTAAATAACTATACCAGTTTATGCTTTGCAGTCCTTACAAATCTTCAGAGCGGAGAAAATACGTTGAATCTTACAGCAAAACCGACAGAGGGAAGTAAAATTCTGGCAGTCATGCGTGATGCCAGCGGTGAAGAGACGACCGATTATGTCTCCAATGCGGTTACGGTGACAAAAGCAGCGGATGCATCGAAGCCGACTGCGGATGAAATTCTGGCAGCCTGCTCTGCAAAACTTTTGCGGACGGAGAATTTTAAAGTCGAAGATACTTCGGTGGATGTGGAAGTCAAACTGGCAGACAGCCTGACAGACGGATGTTACATGACGCTGTATGCCTATTCTTCCAATACATCCTTCGATCCGGATGCAACCTACAATAAGCGGTTATGGTCCGGAAGGGTAATGACAGGGACTGTGACCTGTAATTTTAATCAGACCTTACAGATGGGATATAATGTGATTGCCTGCCTGAATGTACCGGTGGGAGAGGATAATTATCGTCCGGTGAATTCTCAGCCGATTCAGGTGGTAGATGAAAATGGAGAAGGCTTCAAAGACTATACCTATCCGGATGTGAAAATTGATGAAAGCAGTCTGGAAGAAGGCGCAACGACGGTGCATCTGACACTGACGGGAGATGAACGACTGTTCCAGGCGGCACAGGAGGATAAAATCTCGATTACCTGCGCAGTGGCACAGTATCCGGAGGGCGAAAGCTTTGATTTTGAGGGTGAAAATCAGATTTCTCTGGTAAGCAATCTGAAATGTGCGGAAGCATTTTCCGGAAAAGAAGTGACGCTAAGTGAACCGGTGAAGGCGGGATATCGTGTGCGTGCAGTGGTCTACTGGACGCAGAATGAAGAACTGTTTCTTCCAAAAGGAAATGATTACGAGGAATCCTTCCATCGCCCGGATGATTCCGTTGGCGTCGTTGCCAAAACGGTGGAAGAAACTCCGACAATCGCAGTAGACGGTGTTGTGACAGAAGATCAGGATTTTACGGTAAAAGTGGCGGGAACCGTGCCGGAAGGCTCCATGATCCTGGTGAAAAGTTATCCGGCAGATACCCTGGAATTTGCCATGACCGGCGGAACCTGGGTTGCATCAAAGTTTGACGTCAGTGCAGGAACTTACACAATCACACCCAATACAGGAGTGTTGTCAGCGGGAGATAAGGTCGTTGCATTTTTGCAAAAGGGCGGAGATATTTCCGCACAGAGCGTACCGGTCAGTGTGCAACAATCCGTACCGTTTGTGATAACGACTTCTGATGTGCTGACAACAGAAAGTACTGCAGTTAGATTTCAGATTCAGGCAGTATCGGTGGCGGAGGATGCAAATATCAATATTGTAAGCCTTTGTAAAATGAAAGAGGACGGTACACCGGACACTGCCAATCCGATTGCGAGAAAATTCGGACAGACACCGGGAGAAATCAGTTTTGATCTGACGGCGGGAAGTCTGAGTGCAGGAGATAAGATATGTCTGGTACTGACTTATGACAATGGAAATAAAACCTTTACAAGCCAGGCGATTCCGGTGGTGGAAGAAGACAGTGTGAATGTCGAAGAGACCTCCTTTACGGTAGAGTCCAAAACAGCAACGGTAATCGTGAAAGGCTGTGAGGATTTCAAGGGCGGATATTTGTTCCTGGCAACGGGAAAAGCAGGAGACGACCGGGATTCCAGAACGAAACTGGCGACGGTAAGTTTCACGGGAGAGGGAACCTATCCGGTGACATTTAATCAGACCAAACTGAATGTGGGCGAGACGGTACTGGCTTACCTGTATAAATATGATGCAGACACTGATCGTATTTACACGAAAGAAGCTGCGGAAGTACCGATTATTGGTGATGCAGTGAAAAAAGATGCTTCCGTGGAAATCGTGACCAGTAATGTGCGCGCAGACAGAAGTGATGTCTGGGTACAGGCGGAATATGATGAAAGCCTGACCGGAAAACTTGCATTATATTGCCATGAGGGAGATGCCTATACCGAAGTTGATCGAATTTATTATGAGGCGGTTTCTTCCAAAGATTCCAGCCAGAAGATCAGTTTTGGTGCGGGAAAACTGGAAGCAGGAAAGAACCTGACCGCAGAATTGGAACTTTCAGATGGGACAGAAGTAGTCTCTAACAGTGTTGTGATCAGTGCGATTCCGGAGAAAGTGAAACCGCAGGCAAAGATCCTGACAGAGAAAGTGACAGCAGGAATTACCCATATTCAGGCATCCATGACGATCGACAGCGACACAAAGGATGCGTCCTACGTGCTGTATCAGTTTACCGGAGATGCGTTTGATACGGATACGGCAACGGCACTTACCAGTGGGAAAATCTATAAGAGCACAAGTAATCAGACGTTATATTTTGGAGCGAATAAACTGAAAGAAGGAGCGAAGCTTCTTCTGGTACTGACGGCAGACAGTGTAGAAGGACGTTCTGATGAAGTGACCATACAGCCTTCTCCGGACTGGGGAACCCCGTATGCAGCATTTGATGTCAGTGCGGTGTCGGCAAATGCAACAGAGATTCCGGTGACGATCCAGTATGCAGAGGAGTATCTCAGTCTGGGGGATGAATTTTACTGTGATGTAACGATTTACCAGTTCTCAGCCGCTTACACGGACCAGGAATTTGAAGAGAAAGAACTCTGGGAAAATCCGAACAATGTAAGACGAATCGGTCAGGTGAACAGTCGGCTGGGCATGGAAACAAACGGAAAGATTACCGTTCCGGTCAGTACCGGAGTCACAATGAATCCCGGCGACCGGCTGATCATCAAACTGAGATTGCCGCATACGGAATGGGAAGGCGAAGAAGTAGATTATGTCTCCGCCTCCGTACCGATACTGGCAGCAGGAGAGGAGGCACCGGCATATAAAGTCGTGCTGTACAATCTGAGTGAGGATTCTTCCAGAGGCAATCGGGTCAGAACGATTCTGGAACATCTCGGAATTCCGACGGAAACCTTGAAAAACAGTGAATTAAATGAAACCGTAGGTTATCTGGCAGGACTGGATGGTTATGAAAAAGCAGACCAGACCTGGGATGGAGATTCTTTTGATACGGAATTTATGTTGCTTTGCAATCTTCCGGAATCCTTGCTGGATCGTTTCCTGGATGAAATGCAGGCAAATGGCCTGCGGATCGATCATAAGGCGGTTGTAACGGAATACAATCGGGACGCAGAATTCCATGAACTGATTGAAGAAATCCAGAATGAACACGAGGTCTTCCAGTGGCTGATCGCTCTGAACAGTCTGGTAAATAAAGCCAATGCGCTGGATGCAGCAGATTATCAGGGACAGAAAGACTGGGACGCTTTCCAACAGGCAATCAAAGAGGCAGACGGACTGCTTCGAAGGGAAGAGCCGACAGCAGAAGAACTGGAGACTTCCTATGAAACCCTGAAAACTTTGTATCTGTCTGTTACAGGAAAAGAAGAAATCACAGGAACTGCCGTGATCAGTGTAACGAAGAATGAAAATGGAACCTATCGTCTTGAGGCGTCAGTAAAAGATGTAAGGCGGGCAGGAAACGGAACTTATACATATAAGTGGCGGACCGGTGAGACAACAGCCATCATCGATCAGGTATCAGCAGACCTGTTACAGGGAGAAACGGTAGAAATCGGTGGAGAGAATTATTATGGAACGCTGAAAGCACAGTTGAGTGTTCCGGATGCTCCGCTGGTGACAGTGACCTCCGGAAAAGGAAGCCTTCTTGTACAGTGGGAAAAACCGGAAGAGACAGAAAATCAGATGCTTCCGGAAAGCTATGTGGTCCGTGTATATGAAGGAAATACACTGGTGAAAGAACTGGAAGTAGATGGAAATACGTTCCGGGCAGAGATGAACGATCTGGAAGAAGGCAAAGAATACACGGTGAAAGTAGAAGCAATCAGTCCTGTGGGACGCAGTGACCGTGCAGTTCTGACAGCAAAGGTAGAGGAAAACAAGGAAGATCCGACACCATCTCCGGAACCGACCCCTACACCGGAACCAAATCCTGTTCCAACGCCGGATCCGACTCCGGGAACGGCTGCGAAACTAGGTGCAGAAGATCAGAAGCAGGAACTAAAAGCATCTGCGGAAAAGCAGAAAGGAAAGAAGAAAACATCCAATCCGAAAACTGGAGATGAAAGTCCTGCAACCTTGTATCTTGTAATGCTGGCGTTAAGTGGCGCAGTTGCATTGGGTGCGGGAAAGAAACGGAGAAGAGGATAA
- a CDS encoding HAD family hydrolase, translated as MRYSHVVFDIDGTMTDTEKPDLVSFQRTIKEVTGKDIPWEELRFAFGIPGADALKQMKIELSALEIWNRHMRSFKDEIELFPGIREILEVLKEKGCRLGIVTSKNRKEFEQDFTMFGLNDYFDIVICADDTEKHKPFGDPLLKYMEKAGTQAADVLYVGDSKYDSSCAKDAGVDFVLAGWGTTDRSIECKYLLDDPNEINSLLEE; from the coding sequence ATGAGATACAGTCATGTAGTGTTTGACATAGACGGAACGATGACGGATACAGAGAAGCCGGATCTGGTTTCATTTCAAAGGACGATTAAGGAAGTGACCGGGAAAGATATTCCGTGGGAAGAACTTCGGTTTGCATTCGGAATTCCGGGAGCGGATGCATTGAAACAGATGAAGATAGAACTTTCGGCACTGGAGATCTGGAACCGGCATATGCGTTCGTTTAAAGATGAGATTGAATTGTTCCCCGGAATCCGGGAGATTTTAGAAGTGTTAAAAGAAAAAGGCTGTCGGCTTGGAATCGTAACCTCTAAGAATCGGAAAGAATTTGAACAGGATTTTACGATGTTTGGATTAAATGACTATTTTGACATTGTGATCTGTGCCGACGATACCGAGAAGCACAAGCCTTTTGGAGATCCACTTTTGAAATATATGGAAAAAGCAGGGACACAGGCGGCGGATGTCCTGTATGTGGGCGACAGCAAATACGATAGTTCCTGTGCAAAAGACGCAGGCGTTGATTTTGTGCTGGCGGGCTGGGGAACTACGGATCGCTCGATCGAGTGCAAGTATCTGTTGGATGATCCTAATGAGATAAATTCTCTGTTAGAAGAATGA
- a CDS encoding GntR family transcriptional regulator: MKRKRILTLELHPGDKVPETAIAKDLGISRTPVRDALRKLEADGLVNIYPNRFIEVATFDEKDIANLGVMRVAVDTMAVRLAIFRGSDEKEAVHLVTEHLAEFYKIRDYFPFIVKEPIIE, translated from the coding sequence TTGAAAAGAAAGAGGATATTAACACTGGAACTTCATCCCGGTGATAAAGTTCCGGAAACAGCAATCGCAAAAGACCTTGGAATCAGTCGGACTCCGGTCAGGGACGCGTTGAGAAAATTAGAAGCAGACGGACTCGTGAATATATATCCGAATCGATTTATTGAAGTTGCCACATTTGACGAAAAGGATATTGCCAATCTGGGCGTGATGCGAGTGGCGGTAGATACGATGGCGGTCCGGCTGGCGATTTTCAGAGGAAGTGATGAAAAAGAAGCGGTACATCTGGTAACAGAACATTTGGCAGAATTTTATAAGATCAGAGATTATTTTCCGTTTATCGTAAAAGAACCGATCATAGAATAG
- a CDS encoding 4-hydroxybutyrate dehydrogenase codes for MKELMLKPTIYKYATAGEFAEEFQIGEGDLVITNEYIYQPFFGELDLKCDTLFQEKYGAGEPSDDMVEAMYKDINGPHKRIIAIGGGTVIDISKIFALKNISPVLDLYDGKLEIEKDKELVLVPTTCGTGSEVTNIAILALNSRGTKKGLAVDEMYADSAVLVPELLSGLPFKFFATSSIDALIHAVESSLSPKATDTTKMFGYQAIRMILNGYKKIAEEGPDARKPLLEDFLVASNYAGIAFGNAGCAAVHALSYPLGATFHVPHGESNYAIFTGVMKNYMELKTDGEIAVLNQFIAEILGCDSSEVYEELEKLLNHLIQKKALHEYGMTEEQIEEFTDSVLENQGRLMANNFVELDRNRIIKIYKELF; via the coding sequence ATGAAAGAATTAATGTTGAAACCCACGATTTATAAATATGCAACTGCCGGGGAATTCGCAGAAGAATTTCAGATCGGAGAAGGCGACCTGGTGATCACCAATGAGTATATTTATCAACCGTTTTTTGGAGAGCTGGATCTGAAATGCGATACACTTTTTCAGGAAAAATACGGAGCAGGAGAACCATCGGATGATATGGTCGAGGCGATGTACAAAGATATCAATGGCCCACACAAACGGATTATCGCCATCGGTGGAGGAACCGTGATTGATATTTCCAAGATTTTCGCGCTGAAAAATATTTCGCCGGTATTGGATCTTTATGACGGAAAACTGGAAATCGAGAAAGATAAAGAACTGGTTCTGGTACCGACCACCTGTGGAACCGGAAGTGAAGTTACCAATATTGCGATCCTGGCATTGAACAGCAGAGGAACCAAGAAGGGTCTGGCGGTAGATGAAATGTATGCAGACAGTGCGGTTTTGGTACCGGAACTTTTGAGCGGACTGCCATTTAAGTTCTTTGCAACAAGTTCCATTGATGCGTTGATCCATGCGGTGGAATCCAGTTTGTCACCGAAGGCAACCGATACGACAAAAATGTTCGGATATCAGGCAATCCGGATGATCTTAAACGGTTATAAAAAGATTGCGGAAGAAGGTCCGGACGCAAGAAAACCGCTTCTGGAAGATTTCCTTGTGGCAAGTAATTATGCGGGAATTGCATTCGGAAATGCAGGATGTGCGGCAGTGCATGCGCTCAGTTATCCGCTGGGAGCTACATTCCATGTGCCTCACGGAGAATCGAACTACGCAATCTTTACCGGAGTGATGAAGAATTATATGGAATTAAAAACGGACGGAGAGATTGCTGTGCTGAATCAGTTTATAGCAGAAATCTTAGGATGTGACAGTTCGGAAGTTTACGAAGAACTGGAGAAACTGCTGAATCATCTGATCCAGAAAAAGGCATTGCATGAATACGGAATGACGGAGGAGCAGATCGAAGAGTTTACAGATTCTGTTCTGGAAAATCAGGGACGTCTGATGGCAAATAACTTTGTAGAATTAGACAGAAACCGCATTATCAAAATTTATAAAGAACTGTTTTGA
- a CDS encoding zinc-dependent alcohol dehydrogenase codes for MGEPFSIAANIVAKANVKSGDKAVIFGAGTIGVAVLQVLKKQGIKVLVTDIADVKLKIAENFGADAVVNSTKQNLEEEVEKFSEGGVEAVIDAVGMHFTFAQAVKLAAPCGTIVEIGFDDTPAEIPAGLITRKELTIAGSRMNCHRFETVSKWLEDGTITDKMISAVYPLDEIQTAFEDMLARSDHWLKVIIRIDER; via the coding sequence TTGGGGGAACCGTTTTCGATTGCGGCCAATATTGTGGCAAAAGCAAATGTAAAGAGCGGAGATAAGGCGGTGATTTTCGGAGCCGGAACCATCGGTGTAGCGGTGCTTCAGGTTCTGAAGAAACAGGGAATCAAGGTTCTGGTTACGGATATCGCAGATGTAAAACTGAAAATCGCGGAGAACTTTGGTGCAGATGCAGTGGTCAACAGTACAAAACAGAACCTGGAAGAAGAAGTGGAAAAATTCTCCGAAGGTGGCGTGGAAGCCGTGATCGATGCGGTGGGAATGCATTTTACCTTCGCGCAGGCTGTAAAACTGGCGGCACCTTGTGGTACAATTGTAGAGATTGGATTTGATGATACACCGGCAGAAATTCCGGCAGGACTGATTACCAGAAAGGAACTGACGATTGCCGGTTCCCGGATGAACTGTCATCGTTTTGAAACGGTTTCAAAATGGCTGGAAGACGGAACCATCACAGACAAGATGATTTCGGCGGTATATCCATTGGATGAGATTCAGACAGCATTTGAAGACATGCTTGCGAGAAGCGACCACTGGCTGAAGGTCATCATCCGGATCGATGAGAGATAA
- a CDS encoding acetyl-CoA hydrolase/transferase C-terminal domain-containing protein has protein sequence MQFHCKDKDDLVGLKQISGVGGQVDFIRGASMADHGISILAFPSTAAKGKISKIVPFLDEGAAVTTSRNDIDYVVTEYGVAHLRGKTLRKTQPFTFLFI, from the coding sequence ATGCAATTCCACTGTAAGGATAAAGATGATCTTGTAGGGTTAAAGCAGATCAGCGGCGTTGGCGGACAGGTTGATTTTATCCGCGGAGCCTCCATGGCTGACCATGGGATTTCCATCCTGGCATTCCCTTCCACTGCCGCAAAGGGTAAGATTTCCAAAATCGTACCCTTCCTTGATGAAGGAGCCGCAGTCACCACCTCCCGAAATGATATCGACTATGTCGTTACCGAATACGGGGTTGCTCATCTGAGAGGAAAAACACTGCGTAAAACGCAGCCATTTACTTTTTTATTTATTTAA
- the sstT gene encoding serine/threonine transporter SstT → MKQFIYKWNNLSLILRIAIGLVIGIVLALVCPQATAISILGDLFVGALKGIAPILVFVLVASSLANAKGGVKHQFRTVIFLYMLSTFLAAVVAVLLSFVFPVTLKLSETASDNAPQSIFEVISSLLNKIVANPVDSLINANYIGILFWSLLLGIALKKLASDNTKEMFANLSDAVSQIVKWIINLAPFGILGLVFSSVSTNGLGIFRDYGKLLLLLVGCMLCVALIVDPLIAAICLHRNPYPLVFRCLKESGVTAFFTRSSAANIPVNMALCEKLGLDKNIYSVSIPLGATINMDGAAITITVMTLAAANTLGISVDIPTAIFLSVLSAVAACGASGVAGGSLLLIPMACSLFGISNDIAMRVVGVGFIIGVVQDSLETAINSSGDVLFAATAEYREWIKEGRKLPF, encoded by the coding sequence GTGAAACAATTCATTTACAAATGGAACAATCTCAGTCTGATCCTGCGTATTGCAATCGGACTTGTCATAGGTATCGTTCTCGCACTGGTATGCCCGCAGGCGACTGCAATTTCCATTCTCGGAGATTTATTTGTGGGTGCTTTGAAGGGAATCGCACCGATTCTGGTCTTCGTACTGGTGGCCAGCTCTCTGGCAAATGCAAAAGGCGGCGTAAAGCATCAATTCCGTACTGTTATTTTCCTATATATGCTCAGTACCTTTCTTGCTGCCGTTGTTGCTGTACTTCTGAGTTTTGTATTTCCGGTTACGTTAAAACTGTCTGAAACAGCTTCCGACAACGCTCCACAGAGCATTTTCGAAGTCATCAGCAGTCTGCTGAACAAGATCGTTGCAAATCCGGTGGACTCTTTGATCAATGCAAATTATATCGGAATCCTTTTCTGGTCTCTGCTGCTTGGTATTGCGTTGAAGAAACTGGCCTCAGACAACACCAAAGAAATGTTTGCAAACCTCTCCGATGCAGTCTCTCAGATTGTAAAATGGATCATCAATCTGGCTCCATTCGGAATTCTGGGTCTTGTCTTTTCTTCCGTCTCTACCAACGGTCTTGGAATCTTCAGAGACTATGGAAAGCTGTTACTCTTACTGGTTGGATGTATGCTCTGTGTAGCTCTTATCGTAGATCCGCTGATCGCGGCAATCTGCCTGCACCGGAATCCATATCCTCTGGTATTCCGCTGCCTCAAGGAAAGCGGAGTCACCGCATTCTTTACCAGAAGTTCCGCAGCCAATATCCCGGTCAACATGGCGCTCTGCGAAAAGCTTGGTCTGGACAAAAATATTTATTCTGTCTCCATTCCGCTTGGTGCCACCATCAATATGGACGGAGCTGCCATCACCATCACCGTCATGACACTGGCCGCAGCCAATACACTTGGAATTTCCGTCGATATTCCAACAGCAATCTTCTTAAGCGTGCTTTCTGCCGTTGCTGCCTGTGGTGCTTCCGGTGTTGCCGGAGGATCCCTTCTTCTGATCCCAATGGCATGCTCCTTGTTCGGAATCAGCAATGACATTGCCATGCGAGTCGTCGGTGTAGGATTTATCATCGGAGTCGTTCAGGATTCTCTGGAAACCGCCATTAATTCCTCCGGAGATGTTCTGTTCGCAGCGACTGCCGAATATCGGGAATGGATCAAGGAAGGACGGAAATTGCCATTTTAA
- a CDS encoding phosphatase, producing MTKIIADLHTHTIMSGHAFGTVRENAQAAAERGLKILGCTEHGPGIPGTCDPFYFKNLKSGPRNLYGVKILYGSEVNVLDDGSLSLEDDLMAKLDYAIVGIHRYCYKNQGKEKNTENLILCMKHEKVKFVSHPDDDRNPLDYEKLAKAAKEYHVALEVNNSSLLPGNSRIHCRENYQEMLKWCQKLQVPVILSSDAHDPLYVGGFDRVEKLLEEEGFDETLVLNTSEEKVWKWIGKEIPDGMITERGF from the coding sequence ATGACAAAGATTATCGCAGATTTACATACGCATACCATTATGAGCGGGCATGCCTTTGGAACCGTCCGGGAAAATGCACAGGCTGCAGCAGAAAGAGGACTGAAAATATTAGGATGTACGGAGCATGGACCGGGAATTCCCGGAACCTGTGATCCGTTTTATTTTAAGAACTTAAAGAGTGGTCCAAGGAATCTGTACGGAGTAAAGATTCTGTATGGAAGTGAGGTCAATGTACTGGATGATGGATCTTTGTCCCTGGAAGATGATCTGATGGCTAAATTGGACTATGCCATCGTGGGAATTCACAGATACTGTTATAAGAATCAGGGAAAAGAGAAGAACACTGAGAATCTGATCCTCTGCATGAAGCATGAGAAGGTGAAATTTGTCTCTCATCCGGATGATGACAGGAATCCTCTGGATTATGAGAAACTGGCGAAAGCAGCAAAAGAGTATCATGTGGCACTGGAAGTCAACAACAGTTCCCTTCTTCCGGGTAATTCCAGAATCCATTGCCGGGAGAATTATCAGGAAATGCTGAAATGGTGTCAGAAACTTCAGGTGCCGGTGATCTTAAGCTCAGACGCCCATGATCCGCTGTATGTAGGCGGATTTGACAGAGTGGAGAAACTTCTGGAAGAAGAAGGATTTGATGAGACTCTGGTTCTGAATACATCGGAAGAAAAAGTCTGGAAGTGGATCGGAAAAGAGATTCCGGATGGAATGATAACAGAGCGCGGATTCTGA
- the ispD gene encoding 2-C-methyl-D-erythritol 4-phosphate cytidylyltransferase encodes MREMSEQREKERCIKERCTAIVLAAGSGKRMGTSVKKQYLLLNEKPVLYYALKAFEDSERIHQIILVTGAGEESYCKEEIVEAYGFKKVTAIVAGGKERYHSVWNGLNAIDSSAGSGGSTKELYVFIHDGARPFVDQATIERAYQEVKKSKACVVGVPTKDTVKIADEEGFVAETPERKYVWQIQTPQVFEKELVWEAYSRLIEQERSGKLTLQVTDDAMVVESMMGHPVKLVMGSYENIKLTTPEDLEIGGVFVRRTCEEM; translated from the coding sequence ATGAGAGAAATGTCAGAGCAAAGAGAAAAAGAACGATGTATAAAAGAACGATGTACCGCAATCGTACTGGCAGCAGGTAGTGGAAAGCGCATGGGGACCAGCGTGAAAAAACAATATCTTCTATTGAATGAGAAACCTGTCTTATATTATGCGCTGAAAGCCTTTGAAGATTCCGAAAGAATCCATCAGATCATACTGGTGACAGGTGCAGGCGAGGAAAGCTACTGTAAAGAAGAAATTGTGGAAGCGTATGGGTTTAAGAAAGTGACAGCAATTGTTGCCGGAGGAAAAGAACGTTACCATTCTGTGTGGAATGGGCTGAATGCGATTGACAGTAGTGCTGGAAGTGGCGGAAGCACGAAAGAATTGTATGTCTTTATTCATGATGGCGCAAGACCGTTCGTGGATCAGGCTACCATTGAAAGAGCGTATCAGGAAGTGAAAAAAAGCAAAGCCTGTGTGGTGGGTGTGCCAACGAAAGACACGGTGAAAATTGCGGATGAGGAGGGATTTGTGGCTGAAACTCCGGAGAGAAAGTATGTCTGGCAGATCCAGACTCCACAGGTTTTTGAAAAAGAACTTGTATGGGAGGCTTATTCCCGACTGATAGAACAGGAAAGATCAGGAAAGCTCACGCTTCAGGTGACAGATGATGCCATGGTCGTGGAGTCTATGATGGGACATCCGGTTAAACTGGTAATGGGCAGCTATGAAAACATCAAACTGACGACACCGGAAGATCTGGAAATCGGGGGAGTTTTTGTGCGAAGAACATGTGAAGAAATGTAG